A genome region from Thermomonospora amylolytica includes the following:
- the folK gene encoding 2-amino-4-hydroxy-6-hydroxymethyldihydropteridine diphosphokinase, which translates to MTRPDLTATGGHMLVQQRVVLSLGSNLGDRLENLQEAIDALFDAPGLDFVALSPVYETAPYGGPEGGIPEQDDFLNVIVVADTRLAPKTLLERVLNIENSLQRVREVRWGPRTLDIDIVTFGTVTSDDPDLTLPHPRAHERAFVLVPWADLEPDVLLPGHGRVADLAAEALRAVGPDAVRRRDDLTLQEPA; encoded by the coding sequence ATGACCCGACCGGACCTGACCGCGACCGGCGGGCACATGCTCGTCCAGCAGCGCGTGGTGCTGTCGCTCGGCAGCAACCTCGGGGACCGGCTGGAGAACCTGCAGGAGGCGATCGACGCCCTGTTCGACGCCCCCGGCCTGGACTTCGTGGCGCTGTCGCCGGTGTACGAGACCGCCCCCTACGGCGGGCCGGAGGGCGGCATCCCCGAGCAGGACGACTTCCTGAACGTGATCGTGGTGGCCGACACCCGGCTGGCCCCCAAGACGCTGCTGGAGCGGGTCCTGAACATCGAGAACTCGCTGCAGCGGGTCCGCGAGGTCCGCTGGGGCCCGCGCACCCTGGACATCGACATCGTGACGTTCGGCACCGTGACCTCCGACGACCCGGACCTGACCCTGCCGCATCCGCGCGCCCACGAGCGGGCGTTCGTGCTCGTCCCGTGGGCGGACCTGGAGCCGGACGTGCTGCTGCCCGGCCACGGCAGGGTGGCCGACCTGGCCGCGGAGGCGCTGCGCGCCGTCGGCCCGGACGCGGTGCGGCGCCGGGACGACCTGACCCTGCAAGAGCCGGCGTGA
- a CDS encoding ABC transporter ATP-binding protein: MTSTLAPSPPAVTATGVGKVYGTGDAAVHALRGVDVAFAKGAFTAIMGPSGSGKSTLMHCLAGLDTVTSGRIVLGDVEITGLGDRRLTLLRRERIGFVFQAFNLLPTLTAEQNVLLPLELAGRRPDRAWFDRVVDVLGLRDRLAHRPGELSGGQQQRVACARALVTRPDVIFADEPTGNLDSRAGLEVLGFLRTSVRELGQTVVMVTHDPVAASHADRVVFLHDGRIVDELTGPTPDAVLDRLKALGG, translated from the coding sequence GTGACCAGCACGCTCGCCCCATCCCCTCCGGCGGTCACGGCCACCGGGGTCGGCAAGGTCTACGGAACCGGCGACGCCGCCGTGCACGCCCTGCGCGGGGTCGACGTCGCGTTCGCCAAGGGCGCGTTCACCGCGATCATGGGCCCGTCCGGGTCCGGCAAGTCCACCCTGATGCACTGCCTGGCCGGCCTGGACACCGTCACCTCCGGCCGGATCGTGCTCGGCGACGTGGAGATCACCGGGCTGGGCGACCGGCGGCTGACGCTGCTGCGCCGGGAGCGGATCGGGTTCGTGTTCCAGGCGTTCAACCTGCTGCCCACGCTGACCGCCGAGCAGAACGTCCTGCTGCCGCTGGAACTGGCCGGCCGCCGGCCCGACCGGGCCTGGTTCGACCGGGTGGTGGACGTGCTGGGGCTGCGGGACCGGCTGGCGCACCGGCCGGGCGAGCTGTCCGGCGGGCAGCAGCAGCGGGTGGCGTGCGCGCGGGCGCTGGTGACCCGGCCGGACGTGATCTTCGCCGACGAGCCCACCGGCAACCTGGACTCCCGGGCGGGCCTGGAGGTGCTGGGCTTCCTGCGCACCTCGGTCCGCGAACTGGGGCAGACGGTGGTGATGGTCACCCACGACCCGGTGGCCGCCTCGCACGCCGACCGGGTGGTGTTCCTGCACGACGGGCGGATCGTGGACGAGCTGACCGGGCCGACCCCGGACGCGGTGCTGGACCGGCTCAAGGCGCTGGGGGGCTGA
- a CDS encoding PH domain-containing protein, whose protein sequence is MPYAPPPGPYGPVPVPQMYGPPRFHQGVHRLHPVTALLRAFVFLLIYFVLIGFSLLLTPQEDGYAFLEPAAVRRFALVSIPATVAAVTVGVWGWLGLRFWIAGDDLAVETGVLRKRRRFIPLSRMQAIDIVRPLMTRLTGLAELRVELAGGDGSGVVLRYLGRRSAQQLRAELLARAAGLPGHTPEAPERPFWRVPFGTLLLSLISRMPVIGTGMLLALLLMVGVAFVEPGVLGGAIPALLGLISAVVAPSIVYGRFAVATSPDGLRLRYGLLETRMQTVPPGRVQAVAIVEPLLWRQRRWARVDVTVAGYAGERQALSSVLLPVAPREVAVALVAHIFPGADVDAVPLVPASGRGLSLDRFAAAGTDGVVFVARRGLLCRRTTVIAHARAQSVRLTSGPLQRLLRLGTVHVDAPPGPVRVAATDRELSEARAIVESTAERTRLARSRTGADPARWAR, encoded by the coding sequence ATGCCGTACGCGCCGCCGCCGGGGCCGTACGGGCCCGTGCCGGTGCCGCAGATGTACGGGCCGCCGCGGTTCCACCAGGGGGTGCACCGGCTGCATCCGGTGACGGCGCTGCTGCGGGCGTTCGTGTTCCTGCTCATCTACTTCGTGCTGATCGGGTTCTCGCTGCTGCTGACGCCGCAGGAGGACGGGTACGCGTTCCTGGAGCCGGCGGCGGTGCGGCGGTTCGCGCTGGTGTCGATCCCGGCGACGGTCGCGGCGGTGACGGTGGGCGTCTGGGGCTGGCTGGGGCTGCGGTTCTGGATCGCCGGCGACGACCTGGCGGTGGAGACCGGGGTGCTGCGCAAGCGGCGCCGGTTCATCCCGCTGTCGCGGATGCAGGCGATTGACATCGTCCGCCCGCTGATGACCCGGCTCACCGGACTGGCCGAGCTGCGGGTGGAGCTGGCCGGCGGCGACGGGAGCGGGGTGGTGCTGCGCTACCTGGGCCGCCGCTCCGCGCAGCAGCTCCGCGCCGAGCTGCTGGCCCGCGCCGCCGGGCTGCCCGGCCACACCCCCGAGGCCCCGGAGCGGCCGTTCTGGCGGGTGCCGTTCGGGACCCTGCTGCTGTCGCTGATCAGCCGGATGCCGGTGATCGGCACGGGCATGCTGCTGGCGCTGCTGCTGATGGTGGGCGTCGCGTTCGTCGAGCCGGGGGTGCTCGGCGGCGCCATCCCGGCGCTGCTGGGCCTGATCAGCGCGGTGGTCGCCCCGTCGATCGTGTACGGCCGGTTCGCCGTGGCGACCTCGCCCGACGGCCTGCGCCTGCGGTACGGCCTGCTGGAGACCCGGATGCAGACCGTCCCGCCGGGCCGCGTCCAGGCGGTCGCGATCGTCGAGCCGCTGCTGTGGCGGCAGCGCCGCTGGGCGCGGGTGGACGTCACCGTCGCGGGCTATGCGGGCGAACGCCAGGCGCTGTCCTCGGTGCTGCTGCCGGTGGCGCCCCGCGAGGTGGCGGTGGCCCTGGTGGCGCACATCTTCCCCGGGGCCGACGTCGACGCCGTGCCGCTGGTCCCCGCCTCCGGCAGGGGTCTGTCCCTGGACCGCTTCGCCGCCGCGGGCACCGACGGCGTCGTCTTCGTCGCCCGCCGCGGCCTGCTGTGCCGCCGCACCACCGTCATCGCGCACGCCCGGGCCCAGAGCGTCCGCCTCACCTCCGGCCCCCTCCAGCGCCTTCTCCGCCTGGGCACCGTCCACGTCGACGCGCCCCCCGGCCCGGTCCGCGTGGCCGCCACCGACCGCGAGCTGTCCGAGGCCCGCGCCATCGTCGAGTCCACCGCCGAACGGACCCGCCTGGCCCGTTCGAGGACCGGCGCCGACCCCGCCCGCTGGGCCCGCTGA
- a CDS encoding sensor histidine kinase, producing MVGRAWAWWRDRKALVDFAFMSPLLLMSVLSAPAYTSPMLYGKGEPIPEVVYVALVAGLLGPLVVRRRWPVQAFATIAGVSFVQWVLDYTAIPANMGVLVAVYTVAANCAFRWAVAAGLVTELGAVLAAFRYTVNPGDRKYTTIMLSAVVAGVWILGVYISTRRAYTRSLEERAERLERERDTQIQIAMAAERARIARELHDVVAHNVSVIVVQADGASYAIDTDVERAKRALETISATGRTALAEMRRLLGVLREGDDAGAYRPQPGVAQLTDLVEQIRESGLPLDFRVEGVPAELPQGMQLAVFRIVQESLTNIVKHAGPRATAQVRLHYGDEAIQVTVTDDGRGAAARDDGRGHGLVGMRERAAVYGGTVRAGPRLGGGFEVVARLPLREEARSA from the coding sequence ATGGTCGGGAGAGCGTGGGCATGGTGGCGGGACAGGAAGGCGCTGGTCGACTTCGCCTTCATGTCGCCGCTGCTGCTGATGTCGGTGCTGTCCGCGCCCGCCTACACCTCGCCGATGCTCTACGGCAAAGGCGAGCCCATCCCCGAGGTGGTGTACGTCGCCCTGGTGGCGGGCCTGCTGGGGCCGCTGGTCGTGCGGCGGCGGTGGCCGGTGCAGGCCTTCGCGACGATCGCCGGGGTGTCGTTCGTCCAGTGGGTGCTGGACTACACCGCCATCCCGGCGAACATGGGGGTGCTGGTCGCGGTCTACACGGTCGCGGCCAACTGCGCGTTCCGGTGGGCGGTGGCGGCCGGGCTCGTCACCGAGCTGGGGGCGGTCCTGGCGGCGTTCCGCTACACGGTGAACCCCGGGGACCGCAAGTACACGACCATCATGCTGTCCGCGGTGGTCGCCGGGGTGTGGATCCTCGGCGTCTACATCAGCACCCGGCGCGCCTACACCCGTTCGCTGGAGGAACGCGCCGAACGCCTGGAACGCGAGCGCGACACCCAGATCCAGATCGCGATGGCCGCCGAACGCGCGCGGATCGCCCGGGAGCTGCACGACGTGGTGGCGCACAACGTCAGCGTCATCGTGGTGCAGGCCGACGGCGCCTCGTACGCGATCGACACCGACGTCGAACGGGCCAAACGCGCGCTGGAGACGATCTCGGCGACCGGGCGGACGGCGCTGGCGGAGATGCGGCGGCTGCTGGGCGTGCTGCGGGAGGGCGACGACGCGGGCGCCTACCGGCCGCAGCCGGGCGTCGCGCAGCTGACGGACCTGGTGGAGCAGATCCGCGAGTCGGGGCTGCCGCTGGACTTCCGCGTAGAGGGCGTCCCGGCGGAGCTGCCGCAGGGCATGCAGCTCGCGGTGTTCCGGATCGTCCAGGAGTCGCTGACCAACATCGTCAAGCACGCCGGTCCCCGGGCGACGGCGCAGGTGCGGCTGCACTACGGTGACGAGGCGATCCAGGTGACGGTGACCGACGACGGGCGCGGCGCGGCGGCCCGCGACGACGGCCGGGGGCACGGGCTGGTCGGGATGCGCGAACGCGCCGCGGTCTACGGCGGCACCGTGCGGGCGGGGCCGCGGCTAGGCGGCGGGTTCGAGGTGGTGGCCCGGCTGCCGCTGCGAGAGGAGGCGAGGAGCGCGTGA
- a CDS encoding response regulator transcription factor, giving the protein MIRVMLVDDQELVRAGFRMVLDAQPDIEVVAEAGDGAQVVDALRAVTADVVLMDVRMPRMDGIEATRRIGALPAERRPKVIILTTFDLDEYAFAAIKAGAAGFLLKDAGPPQLIEAIRAVHSGDAVVAPSTTRRLLDRFAVHLPDTEQQAAQGALATLTSREREVLHLVARGLSNAEIAGRLYVSEATVKTHMGRILTKLGLRDRVQAVVFAYETGLVRSGQA; this is encoded by the coding sequence GTGATCCGGGTGATGCTGGTCGACGACCAGGAACTGGTGCGCGCCGGGTTCCGCATGGTGCTGGACGCCCAGCCCGACATCGAGGTGGTCGCCGAGGCCGGGGACGGCGCGCAGGTGGTGGACGCGCTGCGGGCGGTCACCGCGGACGTGGTGCTGATGGACGTGCGGATGCCCCGGATGGACGGCATCGAGGCCACCCGCCGGATCGGGGCGCTGCCCGCCGAACGCCGGCCCAAGGTGATCATCCTGACCACCTTCGACCTGGACGAGTACGCGTTCGCGGCGATCAAGGCGGGCGCGGCCGGGTTCCTGCTCAAGGACGCCGGGCCGCCCCAGCTCATCGAGGCGATCCGGGCGGTGCACTCCGGTGACGCGGTGGTCGCGCCGTCCACCACCCGGCGGCTGCTGGACCGGTTCGCGGTGCACCTGCCGGACACCGAGCAGCAGGCCGCGCAGGGGGCGCTGGCGACGCTGACGAGCCGGGAGCGCGAGGTGCTGCACCTGGTCGCCCGCGGCCTGTCGAACGCCGAGATCGCCGGGCGGCTGTACGTGTCGGAGGCGACGGTCAAGACCCACATGGGCCGGATCCTCACCAAGCTGGGGCTGCGCGACCGGGTGCAGGCGGTGGTGTTCGCGTACGAGACCGGGCTGGTGCGCAGCGGTCAGGCTTAG
- the folB gene encoding dihydroneopterin aldolase — protein MSAPEARGAGLDRIELTGLRARGRHGVLPAERELGQEFVVDVSLGLDTRPAAETDDLSRTVDYGALADRLVAVVRGEPVDLIETLAERLAQVCLEDPIVRQVDVTVHKPAAPVPHPFADVAVKISRSRR, from the coding sequence GTGAGCGCGCCGGAGGCGCGCGGCGCCGGGCTGGACCGTATCGAGCTGACCGGGCTGCGGGCGCGTGGACGGCACGGGGTCCTGCCCGCCGAGCGGGAGCTGGGGCAGGAGTTCGTGGTCGACGTGTCGCTGGGCCTGGACACCCGGCCCGCCGCGGAGACCGACGATCTGTCGCGTACGGTCGACTATGGAGCGCTGGCCGACCGGCTGGTCGCGGTGGTGCGGGGCGAGCCGGTCGACCTGATCGAGACGCTGGCCGAGCGGCTGGCGCAGGTCTGCCTGGAGGATCCGATCGTGCGGCAGGTCGACGTCACGGTGCACAAACCGGCCGCCCCGGTGCCGCATCCGTTCGCCGACGTGGCCGTCAAGATCTCGAGGAGTCGCCGATGA
- a CDS encoding nuclear transport factor 2 family protein gives MTRADLAAVEEANAEFYAAFEAGDLDRMSAVWAGGPHAASVGCVHPGWPLLKGRDEVLRSWALIMANTPYIQFVLTDLHTEVFGDHALVTCSENIITMDDSGEDAGMLAGGSIVATNLFLRVEGEWRLLHHHGSPVLNQMEDDEE, from the coding sequence ATGACGCGCGCCGACCTGGCCGCGGTCGAGGAGGCCAACGCCGAGTTCTACGCCGCGTTCGAGGCCGGGGACCTGGACCGGATGTCGGCGGTGTGGGCGGGCGGCCCGCACGCCGCCAGCGTGGGCTGCGTGCATCCGGGCTGGCCGCTGCTCAAGGGCCGCGACGAGGTGCTGCGGTCGTGGGCGCTGATCATGGCGAACACCCCGTACATCCAGTTCGTGCTGACCGACCTGCACACCGAGGTGTTCGGCGACCACGCGCTGGTGACCTGCTCGGAGAACATCATCACGATGGACGACAGCGGCGAGGACGCCGGGATGCTGGCCGGCGGCAGCATCGTCGCCACCAACCTGTTCCTGCGGGTGGAGGGCGAGTGGCGGCTGCTGCACCACCACGGCTCGCCGGTGCTCAACCAGATGGAGGACGACGAAGAGTGA
- a CDS encoding NADH-quinone oxidoreductase subunit D, which produces MSTHETVRTVGIGAGAKELATEDMVLNIGPQHPSTHGVLRLRLTLDGERISRAEPIVGYMHRGAEKLFEVRDYRQIIVLANRHDWLSAFANELGVVLAVERMLGMEAPERAVWARTLLAELNRVLNHLMFLGSYPLEVGAITPIFYSFREREHLQRVLEEVSGGRIHYMFNRVGGLKEELPAGWTGRVRKAVAEVRGRMGEIADLIMGNEIFRARTRGVGVLTREQILQYGVSGPIARASGVDFDLRRDEPYLAYGELDVRVVTRTEGDCLARFECLLDQVHASLDLADACLDRMAELPPGPINQRLPKVLKVPEGHTYAWTENPLGINGYYLVSRGEKTPWRMKLRSASYNNIQVLSEMLPGTLVADMIAILGSMFFVVGDIDK; this is translated from the coding sequence GTGAGCACCCACGAGACCGTACGCACCGTCGGGATCGGCGCCGGGGCCAAGGAACTGGCCACCGAGGACATGGTCCTCAACATCGGCCCGCAGCACCCCTCCACGCACGGCGTGCTGCGGCTGCGGCTGACGCTGGACGGCGAGCGCATCTCCAGGGCCGAGCCGATCGTCGGCTACATGCACCGGGGCGCGGAGAAGCTGTTCGAGGTGCGCGACTACCGGCAGATCATCGTGCTGGCCAACCGGCACGACTGGCTGTCGGCGTTCGCCAACGAACTCGGCGTGGTGCTGGCCGTGGAGCGGATGCTCGGCATGGAGGCGCCCGAACGCGCCGTGTGGGCCCGCACCCTGCTGGCCGAGCTGAACCGGGTGCTCAACCACCTGATGTTCCTGGGGTCGTATCCGCTGGAGGTCGGCGCGATCACCCCGATCTTCTACTCGTTCCGGGAGCGCGAGCATCTGCAGCGGGTGCTGGAGGAGGTCTCCGGGGGCCGCATCCACTACATGTTCAACCGGGTCGGCGGCCTGAAGGAGGAACTGCCGGCCGGGTGGACGGGACGGGTCCGCAAGGCCGTCGCCGAGGTCCGCGGCCGGATGGGCGAGATCGCCGACCTGATCATGGGGAACGAGATCTTCCGCGCCCGCACCCGTGGCGTGGGGGTGCTGACCCGCGAGCAGATCCTGCAGTACGGGGTGTCCGGCCCGATCGCCCGCGCCTCCGGGGTGGACTTCGACCTGCGCCGCGACGAGCCGTACCTGGCCTACGGGGAGCTGGACGTGCGGGTGGTGACCCGGACCGAGGGCGACTGCCTGGCCCGGTTCGAGTGCCTGCTGGACCAGGTGCACGCGTCGCTGGACCTGGCCGACGCGTGCCTGGACCGGATGGCCGAGCTGCCGCCGGGGCCGATCAACCAGCGGCTGCCGAAGGTGCTCAAGGTCCCCGAGGGCCACACCTACGCCTGGACGGAGAACCCGCTCGGCATCAACGGCTACTACCTGGTGTCGCGCGGCGAGAAGACCCCGTGGCGGATGAAGCTGCGGTCGGCGTCGTACAACAACATCCAGGTGCTGAGCGAGATGCTGCCGGGCACCCTGGTCGCCGACATGATCGCCATCCTGGGGTCGATGTTCTTCGTGGTCGGCGACATCGACAAGTGA
- a CDS encoding SAM-dependent methyltransferase: protein MDGWVRWRTAMRQALYGEGGFYRRGERPAAHFRTSVHASPHFADAVAQLLAHVDAALERPSRIDLVDIGAGSGELIVRILQTADPDLAERLNPVAVELAPRPSSLPGRITWRPTLPDAVTGLVIANEWLDNVPLDVVELTPEGPRLVLVDPATGAERPGPAPADEDLTWLERWWPLENPGDRAEIGHPRCTAWSGVLSRLHAGLAVAIDYSHTRETRPVHGTLTGYRDGHTVLPVPDGSCDITAHVALDACATAGAEAGATATVLTTQRRVLRALGLTGARPPIHLAHQDPRAYVHALRRAGEEAELIDPAGLGGFGWLAQARHIPLPKPLQD from the coding sequence GTGGACGGGTGGGTGAGGTGGCGAACGGCGATGCGGCAGGCCCTCTACGGCGAAGGCGGTTTCTACCGCCGGGGTGAGCGACCCGCCGCCCACTTCCGCACCTCCGTGCACGCCTCCCCGCACTTCGCCGACGCGGTCGCCCAGTTGCTGGCGCACGTGGACGCGGCCCTGGAACGCCCGTCCCGGATCGACCTGGTGGACATCGGCGCGGGCTCCGGCGAGCTGATCGTCCGCATCCTCCAGACCGCCGACCCCGACCTGGCCGAACGCCTCAACCCGGTCGCCGTCGAACTGGCGCCCCGCCCCTCGTCCCTGCCCGGCCGCATCACCTGGCGCCCCACGCTCCCGGACGCCGTCACCGGCCTGGTCATCGCGAACGAATGGCTCGACAACGTCCCGCTGGACGTCGTCGAGCTCACCCCCGAGGGCCCCCGCCTGGTCCTGGTCGACCCCGCCACCGGCGCCGAACGGCCCGGCCCGGCCCCCGCCGACGAGGACCTGACCTGGCTGGAACGCTGGTGGCCGCTGGAGAACCCCGGCGACCGCGCCGAGATCGGCCACCCCCGCTGCACCGCCTGGTCCGGCGTCCTGTCCCGCCTGCACGCCGGTCTGGCGGTGGCGATCGACTACTCCCACACCCGTGAGACCCGTCCCGTCCACGGCACCCTGACCGGCTACCGCGACGGCCACACCGTCCTCCCGGTCCCGGACGGCTCCTGCGACATCACCGCCCATGTGGCCCTGGACGCCTGCGCCACCGCCGGCGCCGAGGCGGGGGCCACCGCCACGGTCCTCACCACCCAGCGCCGGGTCCTCCGCGCCCTGGGCCTGACCGGAGCCCGCCCGCCGATCCATCTGGCCCACCAGGACCCCCGCGCCTACGTCCACGCCCTCCGCCGCGCCGGGGAGGAGGCCGAGCTCATCGACCCGGCCGGTCTGGGCGGCTTCGGCTGGCTCGCCCAGGCCAGGCACATCCCCCTTCCCAAGCCCCTGCAGGACTGA
- a CDS encoding PH domain-containing protein — protein sequence MPAPAGDGAFAPPPGTAWNRVSPRMPWHWRLAVVLRGIPVAVVGGWWIHQGGGMAGLLVWVLALLVSCVLVWGVGELSYRSAGYLERADDLLVTGGVFVRRLVVVPYGRMQFVDVTAGLLERWMGIATVRLHTAAAATDARIPGLPAAEAAQLRDRLAHKGEARSMGL from the coding sequence ATGCCCGCGCCCGCCGGGGACGGGGCGTTCGCGCCGCCGCCCGGGACGGCCTGGAACCGGGTGTCGCCGCGGATGCCGTGGCACTGGCGGCTGGCCGTCGTGCTGCGCGGGATCCCGGTCGCCGTCGTGGGCGGGTGGTGGATCCACCAGGGCGGCGGCATGGCGGGCCTGCTGGTGTGGGTTCTGGCGCTGCTGGTGAGCTGCGTGCTGGTGTGGGGCGTCGGCGAGCTGTCGTACCGCTCGGCGGGGTACCTGGAGCGGGCCGACGACCTGCTGGTGACCGGCGGGGTGTTCGTCCGGCGGCTGGTGGTGGTGCCGTACGGGCGGATGCAGTTCGTGGACGTGACGGCGGGGCTGCTGGAACGCTGGATGGGCATCGCGACCGTGCGGCTGCACACCGCCGCGGCGGCCACCGACGCCCGCATCCCCGGCCTACCCGCCGCCGAGGCCGCCCAGCTCCGCGACCGCCTGGCGCACAAGGGCGAGGCGAGGAGCATGGGACTGTGA
- a CDS encoding DUF3180 domain-containing protein — MKPTRPALPAALAVALAMVTWAFLQGTYDVLPKLPWTMVPTLLLLGLGEAFTAYNLWRRIRRRPGTRPVEPLMVARMAVLAKASVIAGAVLAGIFAGFLLRLAPELDKTVPRQDFFVGVGTFVASLVLVGAAVWLEYACRVPKGPDDEDRDRGASRA; from the coding sequence GTGAAGCCGACCAGGCCGGCGTTGCCGGCGGCGCTGGCGGTGGCGCTCGCCATGGTCACCTGGGCGTTCCTGCAGGGGACCTACGACGTGCTGCCCAAACTGCCGTGGACGATGGTGCCGACCCTGCTGCTGCTGGGGCTCGGCGAGGCGTTCACCGCCTACAACCTGTGGCGGCGGATCCGGCGGCGGCCGGGCACCCGGCCGGTGGAGCCGCTGATGGTGGCGCGGATGGCGGTGCTGGCGAAGGCGAGCGTGATCGCCGGGGCGGTGCTCGCCGGGATCTTCGCCGGGTTCCTGCTGCGGCTGGCGCCGGAGCTGGACAAGACGGTGCCGCGGCAGGACTTCTTCGTCGGGGTGGGCACGTTCGTGGCGTCGCTGGTGCTGGTGGGCGCGGCGGTGTGGCTGGAGTACGCCTGCCGGGTGCCGAAGGGGCCCGACGACGAGGACCGCGACCGGGGGGCCTCGCGCGCCTGA
- a CDS encoding HEAT repeat domain-containing protein produces the protein MKGRVGKSGAVAGGSAAFAELLRAPEESRHDLLERAIDEDARGLVAEALHVCTQGPVEHVLLAVWVLDQALLKEECPELVPDAARVLTGLCRPGQDPVVLAAALGVFGVYASGPAAAQTLLGMTAHEVPAVRAAAVDGIEYFTDEGSFPQMTMRLVERLTRMVTEDPDAEVRLAAAGAFTLMDGWDGYETTGTPAVVAALGRAMRTGEDPRVRGEAVHNLALFTVEGHQAAMVADALRPYTHDRDDRVAAWALARLASLGDERAAERLLAVLEATDVHREYVSAATEMSVPYRNGPSALRKRVRKALKRLRKEGWSQHPSERPPMSPEDRRRYLDLEISRLPRW, from the coding sequence ATGAAGGGGCGAGTGGGCAAGTCCGGGGCGGTCGCGGGCGGCTCGGCGGCGTTCGCCGAACTGTTGCGGGCGCCCGAGGAGAGCCGCCACGACCTGCTGGAACGGGCGATCGACGAGGACGCGCGGGGGCTGGTGGCCGAGGCGCTGCACGTCTGTACGCAGGGCCCGGTGGAGCATGTGCTGCTCGCGGTGTGGGTCCTGGACCAGGCGCTGCTCAAGGAGGAGTGCCCGGAGCTGGTGCCGGACGCGGCGCGGGTGCTGACCGGGCTGTGCCGTCCCGGCCAGGACCCGGTGGTGCTGGCGGCGGCGCTGGGGGTGTTCGGGGTGTACGCCTCCGGCCCGGCGGCGGCGCAGACCCTGCTGGGCATGACCGCGCACGAGGTCCCGGCGGTGCGGGCGGCGGCCGTGGACGGCATCGAGTACTTCACCGACGAGGGCTCCTTCCCGCAGATGACGATGCGGCTGGTGGAGCGGCTGACCCGGATGGTCACCGAGGATCCGGACGCGGAGGTGCGGCTCGCGGCGGCCGGGGCGTTCACGCTGATGGACGGCTGGGACGGATACGAGACCACCGGGACCCCGGCGGTGGTGGCCGCGCTGGGCCGGGCGATGCGCACCGGCGAGGATCCGCGGGTGCGGGGGGAGGCCGTGCACAACCTGGCGCTGTTCACGGTGGAGGGCCACCAGGCGGCGATGGTCGCCGACGCGTTGCGGCCGTACACGCACGACCGTGACGACCGGGTGGCGGCGTGGGCGCTGGCCAGGCTGGCGTCGCTGGGCGACGAGCGGGCGGCGGAACGGCTGCTGGCGGTGCTGGAGGCGACGGACGTCCACCGCGAGTACGTGAGCGCCGCCACCGAGATGTCGGTGCCGTACCGCAACGGCCCGTCCGCCCTGCGCAAGCGGGTGCGCAAGGCGCTCAAGCGGCTGCGGAAGGAGGGCTGGTCCCAGCACCCGTCGGAGCGGCCGCCGATGTCGCCCGAGGACCGCCGCCGCTACCTCGATCTGGAGATCAGCCGCCTGCCGCGGTGGTGA